The genomic region TGAGGACTTTTGTCCACGTGTTGTTTATGAAtccagaaatattaaaattagaaGTGAAATCAACTAAAAATCAGCTGTCCTTTGAACTTTGACTCATTTTGTCAACATCTTACTTTTCCTAGATCcagatttaattaaaacctCAACAACAGAGACACCGCTGGATCCCTCAGATCTTCGAACCCCAGATCCAGAGGTCAGGACAGAAGTTAAAGGTGAAGACAAGTCTTCTGCACTTTTATACAGTGgatttaacaaaaaaaagtgtttgttctCGTCTTTGTGTAACTTTTATTCCACATATTTTGGTTGcgtttttatttcacatcagGTGGTCGAGACCGGATGAGAATCTGGGTGCCACTTCTGGTTTTCTTTGTCCTGCTGCTTGGTGGAGTCGGCGCTTATTTTTATAAGCGGCTATGTAAAGACGTACGTTACAGATAAACAGAACACACCGTCACGTCTTGCTGTGTAAATATTCAGACTCTTTAACATAAAGTGTCTTTATGTTAAACTTCATTGTTCATCTAGGATCTGAAGAATGAATCCACCCACAGTAATTCAACTCTAGTCTAGATGCCTTGCTCAACGACACATTGATGATCGTTAATGGAGATGAAATCAGTGTTCAAAGCAGCCACAGGGAGACACGCTGGAGCAGCACGAGTCAGATCAGCAGAGTGCTGCCGAAGAGAAAGAGGTAAGTCTGATGAAAACATGAACGTTTCCCACTTGTTGTAATTTCTTCAGCTGTAAAAATAATCAGTTTATCCAAAGTGCAAGTGAGTAAAGATGTCATATCAATACAAACATGGAATAAATTGAACTATTTTGCATCTGAAGAGTCTCTTCGGCCCACAGCTACTTCACTGGGCTCGAGATAAGAAGCAACTTTGCAGTCAGTCACCTGCACATTTAGTTTATTCTGAAGTACATACAGCACAGCTGCAGGTTTCTGtttcatatgtacagtaaaactATTATATTTAACTGTGCTGCGAagtaacattattttatttatccacAGCTCACATGAAGCTAAAGTTCGGTGAAAAATGATCTAGGAATCCAGTGAATCAGATCTAAAGCCACAGCGTTGGATCAGTAGAACAGCTGCAGAACTTATTCATTGGTCACAACTAATTGCAGCCTGCTTCACCAGACCTCAACGTGACCGTGTGCAGGAAAGGAGCATGACTCTGACTATTCTGTGTTGAACTCAAGTGGGTTGATACAGATCACAGACATTAAACCTTGCTGAATACGAACCTCATGGTTCACTGAACAAACACCAGATGTGATCTGTAAATATAGAAATTAAGCTGCATTTGTCCggtttgtgtgattttcttGAAATTGATTATCAAAGTATCTTTGAGCAAGGCATCTATCATCAACTATACTAGTTATATATGTCgtatttgtacatttctgtaCAGTTGAAACAGTATTTCATTCATGTTAAATGTATTGAGTGTATGAGTTTGAACATGACCTCTAGGCTGCTAAAATCTCAGGTCTATGTGTTGCATTCTACTTTTGGTACATTACAGTATAATGTTCCAATGTCCAATACATTAAAGATACTTAAATATTACTACAAACTTGTgcactttatatttgtactATACAACTAGACAAATGTCTGCcttaaataaaaccactgtTAAGTTAAAACACTAGAAACAAGTTgctaaataaactgaactgatgtCCGTGTTTGATTCTAATGTATCTGCTTTTTTGCtttgtattataaataaattatttaattaacaaacatttCCAGAGTCAGACTGAATTTTCTGTGCCATGTTGAATCATAAAGGAAACAGTTAACTTCATGAAGTGGGAAACAGTCAGTTCGTCTACTAAGTCTGGAATCTGATAAAGACCTTTTAGATCAAAGTATAAAGCAAGTTAGGAAGAAAACTATGGGACGACTGatcacagaaagaaagatgttCCCTACTGCGGCCAATGACACTTGGACTGTTCTGCCCCCCCTCTATGAATGGTATGTTCCCATCAGACCTGCTGCTGAGGGCTGAGCCTTATTATAGTGCGTCCATCGAACAGTAAGTCGATCATTATACTTTGTTAGGTATAATCATGTTTCTGTTATTGATATTTTATCTTTTCGTTATTCGTCACAGCAGTGTAACTTGATacagttgagttgagttgtgGTTTGTACCATTTGTTACTCACATACTAATGTATTGAGGATGAATGTGTTTCTGGAACAGTCCAGCTCATTCCTCCTCTGATCGGTGTTTTCCAGATGACTCATaagtaagtttttatttcagtcacacGGCTAAAAGTTaactgagagagaggaagtggaaaGAAACGAGTAATGTGCTGtttggatctttcctggttgtggttccttttctttctgtctgttttgagaacaatggtaatgaggcaaaacaatttccctctgggatcaataaagttttttgaatcttgaatctttatCTAATCAGTCAGTGTCGATTTAAACATGACTGATGTTACACTGTTTGCACCACCTGGTGGAAACCCCCCTGCTTTACCAATACGGTTTTCTCACCTTAatccagcaaaacaaaacaaaaacaaagcgAGCGAGGGGGTTTTATTCATTATACATGAAGGTTGAAGATTGGACAGGGGGTGGGATCTGAAGTATTTATAGCAACTGTTCAGAGTCAGAGTTTCACTTTCCTTCATACAAACTGACTTTAAGGAGCTCacttagtgtttttattttaccatgtCCTCGTATTTTATCATCGTTGTGCTCCTTTTCATCTTCTCTTCAGCTAAAGGTAAGAATTACCAGCTAGTTATGAGCCAGTGTTAATCTAATGAGTTCATTTACACGTCACATTGTCACAGTTATGAGTCATTGACCAGAAactgaatataataataaataatacatataataaataagcaaaaaatGAATCTGATGACATGTTTAAAGCCAAAGAATATagataaatatttgtatttaacatTGCCTGGGAGGCTGGAAAACTCTCCAGTACCAGAGTGGATCACCCCAGTACAAGGCAACACATAGATTGAGCTTTGGTTTATTTGATTATATTACTGTACAAAGTCATTGTAGGTTGGGGGGGCGGGAGAGCAGTGTTGTTGTGGTGTCGCCCAAACATAGATTATTGCACGTCTGGTAAATCCAGCTGTTTGGGAGGAAAGTACATTTGGAGAGAAACTGTTCCTGTGTCTGCAGTTGGTTCCACTAATACACTTCCTGGAAGTTTGATATTAATgtgggggttttttttttattgaattgtaATGTGATTAGTTTCTGACATGAGCTGGGAAATTTCTGACAGACTGTCAACAACTCTGATTTAGATCAACATGTTGAAGTTTTCCCCCAATTTTCCAGGTGAGTCTCTGGTGATTGGTTCCCCTCAGATTATCAGAGCTGCCCCACATGATGACGTCATCCTGCCCTGCCACCTGGATCCTCCATTCAACGTAGAGGGTCTGACAGTGGAGTGGTCCAAGCCTGACCTCAAACCAGATCCCTCAGACCGGCTGAGCAGGGTCGAGTACGTCCACCTCTACCGGGACAGACGAGAAGTCACGGACATGAAGCTTCCGTCGTACGTCAGCAGGACGAGTCTGTTCACAGACGAcctgaaacatggaaacatatCACTGAAGATCAGCAACGTGACGGTAGCTGATACAGGAAGATACAGATGTTTCATCCCCAAGTTACAAAGCAGAGTGAAGGAATCAGTCGTTCAGCTTGTTGTTGGTGAGGACGTTTGTCCACATGTTGTTTATGGGTTCAGGCTGCAACATAAACTTGTTTAGGATTCTTAACTTAAAGTCTCATTGTAAatctacatatttattttctagatCCGGACTTTGCTAAAACCTCTTCACCAGAGACACCACTTCATCCCGGACATAATGAAACTGGAGATCCAAAGGACTCAACGGACGACACAGGTGAGAAGACAGTTCAGTGTATCGAGatcacatttgtgtgtctttttattccAGTTGCTGAAGCTTTTATCTCTGTTAGCTGATTTCACACCAGGTGCTCGATCCAGTCTGACCATCTTGATCCCCGTCATGTTTTCTGTCATCCTGCTGATGTCTGTGATCGGTGGActctatatttttttaaacgACAGCATGAAGAATAGAAGGTCAGttggaaacaaacacacctcttTGTTGCTTTATGTTGTTTCAATCTTTCATAATTTCAGGGGGCTGCCCCATGCAGACCTCTTCCAGTCCATgtgtagtagttgttgttgtggttaaTGGAGATGAGATCTTTATACAATTCCTCTCCTGCGTCTTTAAATTCAAACCAGCAAAACTTGAAGCTAGAGGGAGACCTACTGGACCAGCAGGAGTCAGGTCTACTTAGTGGAGCATCCTGTCAAGACAAAGATGTAAGTCTGATGTAAACAGGAACTTTGACCATGACTGGGGACCATAAGAGGGGCTTAGATGTGAAATGAGTGACCAACATAGtggactcaagtaaccaggttacgCAGGGAAAccaattttttaattaattgggGAACaggtttaaacacatttaagagGCCTGGTTACTGAAAAACCttgtatacatgcagcagatgattAATCTGGTTTATCTTCTACCttgggctgattttggaagTGTGCTCCACAGTAAAATGGGACTTATTTAGATGTGTTGGTTTTGGTTTAGTTTATGTAATGATCcctccattcatccattcaaGTCAGCAACCCATTCTGACCACCTCATCAGTTCACTCAGCTGTGTTTCTCCATGTGCACAGTGGAAAAacgtctgttttctttttcacagctCACTTGAAGCTGACGCTCTTTGGCAAATATGTGTGCAAGAGTTGCTGATCGTCTTGAATCGCTTTGGATCAACATGAGCTGTGTGAATAGGGAGAAAGATGCAGAACTTTTTTGAATGAGGAGTTTTAACTACAGATGACATCTACTGAGCTCAGAGTGACCTATGATGGACTAAAGCTTCATTCACACTTTTTTACCCGTTCTCTTTGCCAAAGGATGATAATGTGCCAAATGTTGTGTTGATATTCATCCATCCAGACTGAGTAGTGGACCTGTTTTGCTCAATGTCAGAACTTTTAGTTGCACAGTGCACTTTATTATGTTCACTTGGATAACCCCTGAAACACGAAGAATGCTTAGTCATGTGTTTCCAGCAAATCTTTACAGTGACCTCAAAATGTAAGAGAGACAACGACATCAGAtgtaaactgaaactaaactacAGACATGTATTTTGATAGACATTTGAAACCAAAATTCTTTTTAAGGGTGCAGCCTAGTTTCATAAATAGCCTACCTCACTTAAAACTAGCAAGTACTGTAGATACTGATAACTAATGTCTTCTTGTTGAGCTCCTGTTCTTTAGTTTTGTCATTACCAGGATTAAAACGCCTCATTCAGAAATTAGTCTGAGAGGATGTTTTGTGGTTATAACTTTGTTTCTAATAGTTCACGTGGTATTTACATCCTGGAGCATTCACAGCCTGTGACATCATATCCATTCATTCAGTCTATTGGATACACCTTCGTTACACCTTCTGTAATGTCACATACCAGACGAACTTGTTGACTGATGTCAAGACCGCGGTTTGCGCTGGAAAGATTTTCATTCATCTGCAGCATGTTTGTTGTAGCATCAGCAGTAACAATGTAGGTGGAGACACTTCCTGTCTCACCTCACTGCctctgaaatggaaaataatgaatagaactgaacagaacaaaaatatatttttgcaatCCATTCATAGTGAAGCTCTAAATTTTGCGTCACTAAAGTCATGTGCACGTCATGAATGATGGCGTTAGAGTATACTGCTCTATCCATGCTGCTGTGgctttaataaaaactaaaatatttgattaataTTGTATCTCTAATAATACTTTTAgaacattaatatttttgtttgagAAAAGCAGAGACAGTTTGAACTCAGGGTAAATTAAATGGCAGCTCTTCAAACAGAGCTAACCTTATGCTAAGCTACGCTAATCATACTATGAATAAATCTGAAcacagtgtgatttattttattattcatattgtacattttcaaaCAACCCCAACACTAATGGTTACATGTGCGGTAAATGTAAG from Anabas testudineus chromosome 18, fAnaTes1.2, whole genome shotgun sequence harbors:
- the LOC113168350 gene encoding myelin-oligodendrocyte glycoprotein-like, encoding MSSYFIIVVLLFIFSSAKGESLVIGSPQIIRAAPHDDVILPCHLDPPFNVEGLTVEWSKPDLKPDPSDRLSRVEYVHLYRDRREVTDMKLPSYVSRTSLFTDDLKHGNISLKISNVTVADTGRYRCFIPKLQSRVKESVVQLVVGEDVCPHVVYGFRLQHKLV